From Serinus canaria isolate serCan28SL12 chromosome 24, serCan2020, whole genome shotgun sequence, one genomic window encodes:
- the CHEK1 gene encoding serine/threonine-protein kinase Chk1, whose translation MAVPFVEDWDLVQTLGEGAYGEVQLAVNRRTEEAVAVKIVDMKRAAECPENIKKEICINKMLSHENVVRFYGHRREGATQYLFLEYCRGGELFDRIEPDVGMPEPEAQRFFQQLIAGVVYLHSIGITHRDLKPENLLLDERDNLKISDFGLATVFRHNGRERLLNKMCGTLPYVAPELLRRPEFRAEPVDVWACGVVLTAMLAGELPWDQPSDSCQEYSDWKEKKTYLPPWKKIDSAPLALLHKILTESPTARITIPDIQKDRWYSRPLKKDVKRARLSSGGVADSPGGFSKHIRSDTDFSPVKGALGEDKASYSTSQPEPGTGGMPWESGTGSIDQLVQGFSFSQPACPEHMLVNSQLLGTPGSSQSPWQRLVKRMTRFFTKLDADGSYRALKEVCEKMGYGWKMSCTNQVTISTTDRRNNKLIFKVNLVEMESKILVDFRLSKGDGLEFKRHFLKIKAKLNDIVSTQKVWLPGT comes from the exons ATGGCGGTGCCTTTCGTGGAGGACTGGGACCTGGTGCAGACGCTGGGCGAAGGCGCCTACGGGGA GGTGCAGCTGGCCGTGAACCGCCGCACTGAGGAGGCCGTGGCCGTGAAAATCGTGGACATGAAGCGCGCGGCCGAGTGTCCGGAGAACATCAAGAAGGAAATCTGCATCAACAAGATGCTGAGCCACGAGAACGTCGTCCGGTTCTACGGACACCGGCGGGAGGGGGCCACGCAGTACCTGTTCCTGGAGTACTGCCGCGGCGGGGAGCTCTTCGACCGCATCG AGCCGGATGTCGGGATGCCAGAGCCGGAGGCGCAGCGGTTCTTCCAGCAGCTGATTGCCGGCGTG GTGTACCTGCACAGCATTGGCATCACCCACCGCGACCTGAAGCCGGAGAACCTGCTGCTGGATGAGCGAG ACAACCTGAAGATCTCGGATTTCGGGCTGGCCACGGTGTTCCGGCACAACGGGCGGGAGCGGCTGCTGAACAAGATGTGCGGGACCCTGCCCTACGTGGCCCCCGAGCTGCTGCGGCGCCCCGAGTTCCGCGCCGAGCCCGTCGACGTCTGGGCCTGCGGCGTGGTGCTGACAGCCATGCTGGCTGGAG agctgccttggGACCAGCCCAGCGACAGCTGCCAGGAATACAGTGAttggaaggagaagaaaacctACCTCCCACCTTGGAAGAAGATTGATTCCGCTCCCTTGG CGCTGCTGCACAAGATCCTCACAGAGAGCCCGACGGCGAGGATCACCATTCCTGACATCCAGAAGGACCGGTGGTACAGCAGACCACTCAAAAAGG ATGTCAAGCGGGCTCGGCTCTCCTCGGGGGGAGTCGCCGACTCCCCTGGAGGCTTCTCCAAGCACATCCGATCCGATACAGACTTCTCACCCGTGAAGGGAGCACTGGG TGAGGACAAGGCAAGCTATTCCACGTCACAGCCGGAGCCTGGCACGGGCGGGATGCCCTGGGAGAGTGGCACGGGAAGCATCGACCAGCTGGTGCAGGGCTTCAGCTTCTCGCAGCCCGCCTGCCCCGAGCACATGCTGGTCAACAGCCAACTCCTGGGCACCCCAGGCTCCTCCCAg AGCCCGTGGCAGCGGCTGGTGAAGCGGATGACGCGGTTCTTCACCAAGCTGGACGCCGACGGCTCTTACCGCGCGCTGAAGGAGGTGTGTGAGAAGATGGGCTACGGCTGGAAGATGAGCTGCACCAACCAG GTCACTATCTCAACCACAGACAGGAGGAACAACAAACTCATCTTCAAGGTGAACCTGGTGGAGATGGAGAGCAAGATTTTGGTGGATTTTCGTCTCTCCAAG GGCGATGGCCTGGAGTTCAAGAGGCATTTCCTGAAGATCAAGGCCAAGCTCAACGACATTGTCAGCACCCAGAAGGTCTGGCTGCCCGGCACCTGA